The following proteins come from a genomic window of Paramicrobacterium humi:
- a CDS encoding PP2C family protein-serine/threonine phosphatase — MATPTTYTLPRSRVAITVNGCTDVGKRRRVNEDAIIMSSPVFAVADGMGGHLKGDEASRAVVEHLQLSITPGEPTTPEIVFTAITAANARILSWAEEVGVAGSTVAGVALVSLSAQADCHWMVFNIGDSRVYLWDDDELRQITVDHSAVQELIDAGELSPADAHTHPQRNVVTRAVGVETAADPDVWLLPAVDRQMFLICSDGLTREVSDERIAGVLGSGSPDPAAELVTLALEAGARDNVSAVVVDATTIDTTPPSPGYHDSKGLGALEQTRPRS, encoded by the coding sequence ATGGCGACCCCCACGACCTACACGCTGCCCCGTTCCCGGGTCGCCATCACTGTGAACGGCTGCACCGACGTCGGCAAACGACGCCGGGTCAACGAAGACGCCATCATCATGTCGTCTCCCGTCTTCGCTGTCGCGGACGGCATGGGCGGACACCTCAAGGGCGATGAGGCCAGCCGAGCCGTCGTCGAGCACCTGCAGCTGAGCATCACTCCCGGCGAGCCGACGACACCCGAGATCGTGTTCACCGCGATCACGGCGGCGAACGCGCGCATCCTCAGCTGGGCGGAGGAAGTCGGCGTCGCGGGAAGCACCGTCGCCGGCGTCGCCCTCGTCTCGCTCTCCGCCCAGGCCGACTGCCACTGGATGGTGTTCAACATCGGCGACTCCCGCGTCTACCTCTGGGACGACGACGAACTGCGCCAGATCACCGTCGATCACTCGGCCGTGCAGGAGCTCATCGACGCCGGAGAGCTTTCCCCGGCGGATGCGCACACGCATCCGCAGCGCAACGTCGTCACGCGCGCTGTCGGCGTCGAGACCGCCGCCGACCCCGATGTGTGGCTGCTGCCCGCCGTCGACCGGCAGATGTTCCTCATCTGCTCCGACGGGCTCACACGGGAAGTGTCGGACGAACGCATCGCCGGCGTGCTCGGCTCGGGGAGCCCCGACCCTGCCGCCGAGCTGGTCACCCTCGCGCTCGAGGCGGGAGCGCGCGACAACGTCTCCGCCGTCGTCGTCGACGCCACGACGATCGATACGACACCTCCGAGCCCGGGATATCATGATTCGAAGGGCCTGGGCGCGCTCGAGCAGACCCGGCCTCGTTCATAA
- a CDS encoding FHA domain-containing protein, with product MTQYSYTPASGRDWLAVAAEGRLLIVRVSADDELLARVAALRLEELSVHETLDALTERGLARTADFALCFWVSGSLQTEGAGVIVYGDTAVDVATADGSRRVRPTGVSGWGEELVEGATSIRFAPHGDEESALPLQAGAVWASSITVVADSLEPAAAPQPSPAGAVAEPESDAEPVAEPEPQPEPAEEPSFSRPATAPTTMYGESPSAPPAPPLPVPNLEATIVPEATLHPQQLPVTPAPVAASDVDESTVVRAPGSAEAPAGPHTPLGDHDGMTVLAKDVKAARDAAHVAEHSAAASDLPSYAFALELPGGRTQPLDAPVVLGRAPSVSNVPASVLPHLVTLAGDDISRNHVRVAVEGDTVVVTDLHSSNGTHVVVPGRPPQQLRGGEQVPVISGTIVDLGSGVTLRVLEA from the coding sequence ATGACGCAGTACAGCTACACGCCTGCGAGCGGCCGTGACTGGCTCGCCGTCGCCGCCGAGGGCCGGCTCCTGATCGTGCGCGTGAGCGCTGACGACGAACTGCTCGCTCGCGTGGCCGCCCTGCGGCTCGAGGAGCTCTCGGTGCACGAGACCCTCGACGCGCTCACGGAACGGGGCCTCGCTCGCACCGCCGACTTCGCACTGTGCTTCTGGGTCTCCGGTTCCCTGCAGACCGAGGGCGCCGGCGTAATCGTCTACGGCGACACCGCGGTCGACGTCGCAACGGCTGACGGATCTCGCCGCGTACGCCCGACGGGTGTGAGTGGGTGGGGCGAGGAGCTCGTCGAGGGCGCCACGAGCATCCGCTTCGCACCGCACGGCGACGAGGAGAGCGCGCTCCCGCTGCAGGCGGGCGCCGTGTGGGCGTCAAGCATCACCGTCGTCGCGGACTCGCTGGAGCCCGCGGCCGCACCGCAGCCGAGCCCAGCTGGGGCCGTCGCCGAACCCGAGTCTGACGCCGAGCCCGTCGCCGAGCCCGAGCCGCAGCCGGAGCCCGCCGAGGAGCCGAGCTTCTCCCGCCCGGCCACCGCGCCGACGACGATGTACGGCGAATCACCCTCTGCGCCGCCGGCGCCGCCGCTCCCCGTGCCGAACCTCGAGGCGACGATCGTGCCCGAGGCGACGCTGCACCCGCAGCAGCTTCCCGTGACGCCCGCGCCGGTCGCGGCATCCGACGTCGACGAATCCACCGTCGTGCGCGCCCCCGGCTCCGCCGAGGCGCCCGCGGGACCGCACACGCCCCTCGGCGACCACGACGGCATGACCGTGCTCGCGAAAGACGTGAAGGCGGCGCGGGACGCCGCGCACGTCGCCGAGCACTCGGCGGCGGCATCCGATCTGCCCTCCTACGCGTTCGCGCTCGAGCTTCCCGGCGGCCGAACGCAGCCGCTCGACGCTCCCGTCGTGCTCGGCCGGGCGCCGAGCGTGTCGAACGTTCCCGCGTCGGTGCTGCCGCACCTCGTCACCCTCGCGGGCGACGACATCTCGCGCAACCACGTGCGCGTCGCCGTCGAGGGCGACACCGTCGTGGTCACGGACCTGCACTCGAGCAACGGCACCCACGTCGTCGTTCCCGGGCGGCCGCCGCAGCAGCTGCGCGGAGGTGAGCAGGTTCCCGTGATCTCTGGCACGATCGTCGACCTCGGCAGCGGAGTGACGCTGCGCGTGCTCGAGGCGTGA
- a CDS encoding serine/threonine-protein kinase codes for MPRAAAQPPQIPGLHAERLLGSGGFSDVFLYSQELPKRQVAVKVLALDEVTDESRAAFVDEANLMAQLSAHPYIVTIYNAAVAADGRPFFVMEYCPGPSLSQQYRYRQFTVADVLRTGIRVTSAVATAHAAGILHRDIKPANVLTNAYGWPALADFGISAVVDPDVTPDAGTAGDDRSLGLSIPWSPPEMFDDAPAGDVRSDVYSLAATVYTLLAGRSPFEVPGQPNGSIDLIGRIERGAITPLERTDVPNSLLSVLRRGMAVRPDDRFDSAIDFGRSLQRVELELSFAPTTLDVPNLAQARPQATPGDEDATRVRPMVTVMPSAPAAPPKDADATVIRSGVPSVAAQTPEPDATRIRPRPITPKANPQPDSSSTVRTGPKTVDASGESDAAPAPKRSRGRLVGGIVGAAAVLVIAGGVAASVILGSTSGPEPTKTSTGAPIIITDVPAPEQERVTVAEDGSSVTFEWSNPEPRQGDSYVWQRLDGPDAGQKHPTQETTLTLTGLTGHDKVCVSVSISRQNGKTSTEPLEMCTS; via the coding sequence GTGCCACGGGCCGCAGCCCAGCCGCCGCAGATTCCCGGACTGCACGCCGAACGGCTCCTCGGCTCGGGCGGCTTCAGCGACGTGTTCCTGTACAGCCAGGAGCTGCCGAAGCGGCAAGTGGCCGTGAAGGTGCTCGCGCTCGACGAGGTGACGGACGAGTCGCGCGCCGCGTTCGTCGACGAGGCGAACCTCATGGCGCAGCTGTCGGCGCACCCCTACATCGTCACAATCTACAACGCCGCCGTCGCCGCCGACGGGCGGCCGTTCTTCGTCATGGAGTACTGCCCGGGTCCGAGCCTGTCGCAGCAGTACCGGTACCGGCAGTTCACCGTCGCCGACGTGCTGCGCACGGGCATCCGCGTCACGAGCGCCGTGGCGACAGCGCACGCGGCGGGCATCCTGCACCGCGACATCAAGCCCGCGAACGTGCTCACGAACGCCTACGGCTGGCCCGCCCTCGCCGACTTCGGGATCTCGGCCGTCGTCGACCCCGACGTGACGCCGGACGCCGGGACGGCCGGCGACGACCGCTCGCTCGGCCTCTCGATCCCATGGTCGCCGCCGGAGATGTTCGACGACGCGCCCGCCGGCGACGTGCGCAGCGACGTCTACTCGCTCGCCGCTACCGTCTACACGCTGCTCGCCGGCCGCTCGCCGTTCGAGGTTCCGGGGCAGCCGAACGGATCCATCGACCTGATCGGACGGATCGAGCGCGGCGCCATCACGCCGCTCGAGCGCACCGACGTTCCCAACTCGCTGCTGAGCGTGCTGCGGCGCGGCATGGCCGTGCGACCCGACGACCGCTTCGACTCCGCCATCGACTTCGGCCGGTCGCTGCAGCGCGTGGAGCTCGAGCTCTCGTTCGCGCCGACGACGCTTGACGTGCCGAACCTCGCGCAAGCGCGCCCCCAGGCGACGCCGGGCGACGAGGACGCGACCCGCGTGCGGCCCATGGTCACGGTCATGCCCTCCGCTCCCGCGGCCCCGCCGAAGGACGCCGACGCCACCGTCATCCGCTCGGGCGTGCCGAGCGTCGCGGCGCAGACGCCCGAGCCGGACGCGACGCGGATCCGGCCGAGGCCGATCACGCCCAAGGCGAACCCGCAGCCGGACTCCAGCTCCACCGTGCGCACGGGACCCAAGACGGTGGACGCCTCGGGGGAGTCGGACGCCGCGCCCGCGCCGAAGCGCTCGCGGGGACGCCTCGTCGGCGGCATCGTGGGCGCGGCGGCGGTGCTCGTGATCGCCGGCGGCGTCGCGGCATCCGTCATTCTGGGATCGACGAGCGGGCCGGAGCCGACGAAGACGTCGACAGGAGCGCCCATCATCATCACCGACGTGCCGGCGCCGGAGCAGGAGCGCGTGACGGTAGCGGAGGACGGCTCGAGCGTGACGTTCGAATGGTCGAACCCGGAGCCGCGCCAAGGCGACAGCTACGTGTGGCAGCGGCTCGACGGGCCGGATGCCGGGCAGAAGCACCCCACGCAGGAGACAACGCTCACGCTCACCGGGCTCACGGGGCACGATAAGGTATGTGTGTCCGTCTCGATCAGCCGGCAAAACGGCAAGACTTCGACCGAACCCCTGGAGATGTGCACGTCGTGA